A section of the Agarivorans litoreus genome encodes:
- a CDS encoding EAL domain-containing protein: protein MKGLRTFFVVNAFLFIALWIALVGVHVQLFKLDLARENQQINTLLALQLTEVGQLNQEYLASLRNQHQLSFISTQLAVDNTLALVGAPQHWLVELAEPSKTTMQTIAVDKYQVNFKPSFEFVSDGYLRLYLTIAALCAMGYMLTSLLYIRAMARVKSKLKKLVNAERFVDEKPILGAVGELIKDQKQQFTQQIRQQKHAIQQLEKQVALDPLTGQFNRHSFRQQMQEMLRTPPKDTVLFLVRASQLEEINKARGHQSGDEYIRDIAKIIDINRKEYSSSSLFRLLGAEFALILPKFPASRVSQVAQALKSSLTEYSNGKQMQSAAYTGITELKSGDSIERVIARADAALAIAQSLSPNGWEVVLEDDETLESSELQWHATITSLIAKNYFRVASQAIQSLHRTMPAYHEVFIRFLTENNQQLPTETTMVMAQRLGMILELEKATISFILRTISSQNAEYRWGINLSKLILTDPDFCSWLTQQLLTYPNLKSRVVFELEEEILDMHLSNARKLFEVLRRNSCHTAISDFGNGIGSFKLFKELKPNYVKISSDLVQALENDKANQQFVSMLVEVSHRLGCQVIAQGVETLEQKQLLESMYVDSLQGYLISRPELIA, encoded by the coding sequence ATGAAAGGCCTTAGAACATTTTTTGTTGTAAATGCTTTTTTATTTATCGCGCTATGGATTGCGCTAGTAGGGGTACATGTCCAATTATTTAAACTGGATTTAGCCCGCGAAAACCAACAAATTAATACCCTACTCGCTTTGCAATTAACTGAAGTAGGCCAACTTAATCAAGAATATTTAGCTAGTTTACGTAACCAACACCAATTAAGCTTTATATCTACTCAGCTAGCTGTTGATAATACATTAGCGTTAGTAGGCGCGCCGCAACATTGGTTAGTTGAACTCGCAGAACCGAGTAAAACTACCATGCAAACCATTGCAGTTGATAAGTACCAGGTCAACTTTAAACCCTCATTTGAATTTGTTAGTGATGGGTATTTGCGGCTATATCTCACCATTGCTGCACTTTGTGCAATGGGCTATATGTTAACGAGTCTTTTGTATATACGCGCAATGGCACGAGTTAAAAGTAAGCTTAAAAAACTAGTTAATGCTGAACGTTTTGTCGATGAGAAGCCAATACTTGGCGCCGTTGGTGAATTAATCAAAGATCAAAAGCAGCAATTTACTCAACAGATACGTCAACAAAAACATGCGATTCAACAATTGGAAAAGCAAGTTGCCTTAGATCCTTTAACCGGACAATTTAATCGGCATTCCTTCCGCCAACAAATGCAAGAAATGCTAAGAACACCCCCTAAAGACACAGTATTGTTTTTAGTTAGAGCTTCGCAGTTAGAAGAAATAAATAAAGCACGTGGTCACCAATCAGGTGATGAATACATTAGAGACATCGCTAAGATTATCGATATCAACCGCAAAGAATATTCATCAAGCTCGCTGTTTAGACTGTTAGGTGCAGAGTTCGCACTGATATTACCAAAGTTTCCTGCCAGTAGAGTCAGCCAAGTAGCACAAGCATTAAAATCCTCTTTAACTGAATACAGTAATGGTAAACAAATGCAAAGCGCTGCTTATACTGGTATAACCGAGCTTAAATCTGGAGACTCTATAGAGCGTGTTATTGCTCGTGCAGACGCAGCACTAGCAATTGCCCAAAGCCTCTCACCAAATGGCTGGGAGGTTGTGTTAGAAGATGATGAAACATTAGAAAGTAGCGAGCTGCAATGGCATGCTACGATAACATCCCTTATTGCCAAAAATTACTTTCGCGTTGCTTCTCAAGCCATTCAATCTTTGCACCGAACAATGCCTGCTTATCATGAGGTATTCATCCGTTTCTTAACTGAAAACAATCAACAACTTCCTACAGAAACAACCATGGTTATGGCTCAGCGTTTAGGTATGATTTTAGAGCTAGAGAAGGCAACAATTAGTTTTATCCTACGAACCATTTCAAGCCAAAATGCAGAGTACCGCTGGGGAATAAACCTAAGTAAATTAATTTTGACTGACCCAGATTTTTGTTCTTGGTTAACACAACAGCTACTCACCTACCCTAATTTAAAGTCTCGAGTTGTTTTTGAGTTAGAAGAAGAAATATTAGATATGCACTTAAGCAATGCCAGAAAGCTGTTTGAAGTACTTCGCCGGAACAGTTGCCACACTGCAATTTCAGATTTTGGTAACGGAATTGGTTCGTTTAAGTTGTTTAAAGAACTTAAACCTAACTACGTAAAAATTAGTAGCGATTTAGTTCAAGCACTAGAAAATGACAAAGCTAATCAACAATTTGTAAGTATGCTAGTTGAAGTGTCACACCGTTTAGGTTGCCAAGTTATTGCGCAAGGTGTCGAAACCTTAGAGCAAAAACAGCTGCTTGAATCTATGTATGTGGATAGTTTGCAGGGTTACTTAATCTCGCGCCCTGAGCTTATCGCTTAA
- the nrdD gene encoding anaerobic ribonucleoside-triphosphate reductase, with amino-acid sequence MKTVVIKRDGSRVPYDAKRIVDAVLKAAEALGVKDNLVALQIAQQVTEQFLNLPEVDINDIQSSVENYLMESDNKTLARAYIEYRHDRDVAREKRSVLNAEIRGLVEQSNAALLNENANKDSKVIPTQRDLLAGIVAKHYAKTHLLPRDVVKAHETGEIHFHDLDYAPFFPMFNCMLIDLEGMLTGGFKMGNAEIETPKSISTATAVTAQIIAQVASHIYGGTTINRIDEILSPYVTKSHEKHLATAKKWQIADAEAYAKAQTEKECHDAFQSLEYEVNTLHTANGQTPFVTFGFGLGSCWASRLIQRSILENRIAGLGKNAKTAVFPKLVFAIKDGLNHKKEDPSYDIKQLALECASKRMYPDILNYDKVVEVTGSFKTPMGCRSFLGHYQEEGKDVHDGRNNLGVVSLNLPRIAIEAKGDEQRFFELLEQRLSVAKHGLDSRISRLKGVKAKVAPILYMEGACGVRLNAEDDVSKIFENGRASISLGYIGLHETVNALYGNNEHVYDNKQLQQKAIGIVTALKQATLRWEKESGYAFSLYSTPSENLCDRFCRLDAKKFGVIEGVTDKGYYTNSFHLDVEKKVNPFDKIDFEQPYPSVTSGGFICYGEYPNMQHNTEALEDVWDYSYSRVPYYGTNTPIDECYECDFTGEFNCTSKGFECPSCGNTESSKVSVTRRVCGYLGSPDARPFNYGKQEEVKRRVKHL; translated from the coding sequence GTGAAAACAGTCGTGATAAAACGAGACGGAAGCCGTGTACCTTACGACGCAAAGCGGATTGTTGATGCAGTGCTAAAAGCAGCTGAAGCTTTAGGTGTTAAGGACAACCTAGTTGCATTACAAATTGCCCAACAAGTAACAGAGCAGTTTTTGAACTTACCTGAAGTAGATATCAACGATATTCAGTCATCTGTTGAAAACTACTTAATGGAAAGTGATAACAAGACTTTAGCACGTGCTTACATTGAATATCGACACGACCGCGACGTTGCTCGTGAAAAGCGCAGCGTGTTAAATGCTGAGATCCGTGGTTTGGTTGAACAAAGCAACGCAGCGTTACTAAACGAAAATGCGAATAAAGATAGCAAGGTTATTCCAACTCAACGCGATCTGTTAGCTGGCATTGTTGCAAAACACTATGCTAAAACGCATTTACTTCCGCGAGATGTAGTTAAAGCCCACGAAACTGGCGAAATTCACTTTCACGATTTAGATTACGCACCGTTTTTCCCAATGTTTAACTGCATGCTTATCGACTTAGAAGGTATGTTAACCGGTGGATTTAAGATGGGTAACGCTGAAATTGAAACCCCAAAATCAATTTCAACAGCAACTGCAGTTACCGCCCAAATCATCGCTCAGGTTGCCAGCCATATTTATGGTGGCACGACGATTAATCGTATCGACGAGATTTTGTCTCCTTACGTCACTAAAAGCCATGAAAAGCACTTAGCTACTGCTAAAAAATGGCAAATAGCCGACGCCGAAGCTTACGCTAAAGCGCAAACTGAAAAAGAGTGTCATGATGCGTTCCAGTCTTTAGAGTATGAAGTAAATACCCTACACACTGCGAATGGGCAAACCCCATTTGTTACCTTTGGTTTTGGCTTAGGCTCTTGCTGGGCCTCGCGATTAATTCAGCGTTCAATCCTAGAGAACCGTATTGCCGGGTTAGGTAAAAATGCCAAAACAGCAGTATTTCCAAAGCTGGTATTTGCTATTAAAGATGGTTTAAACCATAAAAAAGAAGATCCAAGTTACGATATTAAGCAGTTAGCTTTAGAGTGTGCATCAAAACGTATGTACCCAGATATTCTAAACTACGACAAAGTTGTCGAAGTAACGGGCTCATTTAAAACACCTATGGGTTGTCGTAGTTTCTTAGGTCACTATCAAGAAGAGGGTAAAGATGTTCACGATGGTCGTAATAACCTCGGTGTAGTGAGCTTAAACTTACCTCGTATTGCTATTGAAGCTAAAGGTGATGAACAACGTTTCTTCGAACTACTTGAGCAGCGTTTAAGTGTTGCAAAACATGGTTTAGATAGCCGCATCTCTCGCCTTAAAGGGGTAAAAGCCAAAGTCGCCCCAATCTTATATATGGAGGGCGCTTGTGGCGTTCGCTTAAATGCAGAAGATGATGTATCAAAAATCTTTGAAAATGGCCGCGCGTCAATTTCTTTGGGTTACATCGGTTTGCATGAGACTGTGAACGCGCTATACGGAAACAATGAACACGTTTACGACAATAAACAGTTACAACAAAAAGCGATAGGTATTGTTACTGCATTAAAACAAGCTACTTTACGTTGGGAAAAAGAAAGTGGTTACGCATTTAGTTTATACAGTACCCCAAGTGAAAACCTATGTGATCGCTTCTGTCGTTTAGACGCGAAAAAATTTGGTGTAATTGAGGGGGTAACAGATAAAGGTTACTACACCAATAGTTTCCACTTAGATGTAGAAAAGAAGGTTAACCCCTTCGACAAAATAGATTTTGAACAGCCATACCCTTCAGTCACTAGCGGCGGATTTATTTGTTACGGTGAATACCCAAACATGCAGCACAATACCGAAGCCTTAGAGGATGTGTGGGATTACAGCTATAGTCGTGTTCCGTATTACGGCACCAACACGCCAATTGATGAATGTTATGAGTGTGATTTTACCGGTGAGTTTAACTGCACCAGTAAAGGCTTTGAATGCCCATCTTGTGGTAATACTGAGTCGAGTAAAGTTTCGGTAACACGACGAGTATGTGGTTACTTGGGTAGTCCCGATGCACGACCATTTAACTATGGTAAGCAAGAGGAAGTTAAACGCCGAGTGAAACATCTATAA
- the rsxA gene encoding electron transport complex subunit RsxA, producing the protein MTEYLLLLISTVLVNNFVLVKFLGLCPFMGVSSKVETAIGMALATTFVLTLASMCSYLVEQYILLPLDIVYLRTMSFILVIAVVVQFTEMFVQKASPALHRVLGIYLPLITSNCAVLGVALLNINEQHDLFESIIYGFGAAAGFSLVLILFSAMRERLVVADIPLPFKGAAIAMITAGLMSLAFVGFTGLIK; encoded by the coding sequence ATGACTGAATATTTATTGTTATTAATCAGTACCGTACTGGTTAACAATTTTGTGCTAGTTAAGTTCTTGGGCTTATGCCCATTTATGGGTGTGTCTAGCAAAGTTGAAACTGCTATAGGCATGGCATTAGCAACGACCTTTGTTCTTACACTAGCATCTATGTGTTCCTATCTTGTTGAGCAATATATCTTATTGCCACTAGATATTGTGTACCTGCGTACCATGAGTTTTATTCTAGTGATTGCCGTAGTAGTACAATTTACCGAGATGTTTGTGCAAAAAGCCAGCCCTGCACTACACCGTGTATTAGGCATTTACCTACCGCTTATCACCTCTAACTGTGCAGTATTAGGGGTGGCGCTACTAAACATTAATGAGCAGCATGATCTATTTGAATCAATTATCTATGGTTTTGGTGCAGCAGCGGGTTTCTCACTAGTGTTAATTTTGTTCTCAGCAATGCGTGAACGTCTAGTGGTAGCGGATATCCCACTGCCATTTAAGGGCGCAGCGATCGCCATGATCACAGCGGGGCTAATGTCTTTAGCCTTTGTCGGTTTTACTGGATTAATTAAGTAG
- the rsxB gene encoding electron transport complex subunit RsxB — protein MLEALIAITLLALVFGGILGYAAIKYKVEGNPIADQVEALLPQTQCGQCGHPGCRPYAEAIANGEAINKCPPGGEETVVKLAELLGVEAIPLDESAVKEDDRKKVAYIVEDACIGCTKCIQACPVDAIMGANKHMHTVITKECTGCELCVAPCPTDCIEMRPIPTTTKNWDWKLNQIDVAIIEEQK, from the coding sequence ATGTTAGAAGCACTTATTGCCATCACCCTCCTAGCCTTGGTATTTGGCGGAATACTGGGTTATGCCGCTATTAAATATAAAGTTGAAGGCAACCCAATTGCCGATCAAGTGGAAGCACTACTACCTCAAACACAGTGCGGACAATGTGGACATCCTGGCTGTCGCCCTTATGCGGAAGCCATCGCCAACGGCGAAGCCATAAACAAGTGCCCACCGGGTGGTGAAGAGACAGTAGTAAAGCTTGCTGAGTTACTTGGGGTTGAAGCGATCCCTCTTGATGAGTCAGCCGTAAAAGAAGATGACCGAAAGAAAGTGGCCTATATCGTAGAAGATGCGTGTATCGGTTGTACTAAATGCATTCAAGCTTGTCCTGTGGATGCCATTATGGGTGCAAATAAACATATGCATACCGTTATTACTAAAGAGTGTACCGGATGCGAGCTTTGTGTGGCCCCCTGCCCAACTGATTGTATTGAAATGCGCCCGATACCAACTACCACTAAAAACTGGGATTGGAAATTGAATCAAATTGATGTCGCAATCATCGAGGAACAAAAATAG
- the nrdG gene encoding anaerobic ribonucleoside-triphosphate reductase-activating protein, producing the protein MNYLSYHSVDVVNGQGTRCTLFVAGCEHHCRGCYNQKSWRCDAGHPYTDDLEQQIIDDLNDARIRRKGLSLSGGDPLHPNNLDAVQRLVERVRKECLGKDIWMWTGYQLKELNPQQQAIVKQVDTLIDGKFVQELADPKLQWRGSSNQIIHCHPFSS; encoded by the coding sequence ATGAACTATTTGAGTTACCATTCGGTCGATGTAGTTAACGGACAAGGTACACGCTGTACCTTGTTTGTTGCCGGTTGCGAGCACCACTGTCGCGGTTGTTATAACCAAAAATCCTGGCGCTGCGACGCCGGCCACCCATACACTGATGACCTAGAACAACAGATTATCGACGATTTGAACGACGCTAGGATTAGGCGCAAAGGGCTTAGCTTGAGTGGTGGAGATCCACTACATCCAAATAATTTAGACGCAGTACAACGATTGGTTGAGCGCGTAAGAAAAGAGTGCTTAGGCAAAGATATTTGGATGTGGACGGGCTATCAACTAAAAGAACTAAACCCGCAACAACAGGCAATTGTTAAGCAAGTTGATACTCTAATTGACGGTAAATTTGTGCAAGAGCTGGCCGACCCTAAATTACAATGGCGAGGCAGTAGTAATCAAATTATTCACTGCCACCCCTTCAGTAGTTAA